GTTGTGAGATTCTTAATATAAAGTCTTTTATATCAGGTTTTTCATGGTACATATCGCCTAAATCCAGCATTATGTAAAGCACACGCTGGCCTGGTCCGTGATACGTGCACCGTCCTCCTCTATTAGTACTAATTACCGGTATCTTTGGTGATATCAAATCTTCAGAAAGAGTCATAGCACCAGCTGTATATATTGGGACATGCTCCAAAAGCCAAATCAAAGGATTTGCTGTTCCATTTATAATCATATCTACACGCTTACTCATAAAATCTAGTGCTTCCTGATATGGCACTAAACTTTTTGATGTGATACATGCGACTTTTGTTTGATTTAACCTGAAGAACTGCACTATTTATTAGCTCCACAGTATATTTTTGATATTCTCCTTATGTCTATAAAATACTAAAAGACATACAATAAGTCCAAACAGAATATCATACTTACTTTGTATGATAAAAATAGTTCCCAAAAGCATTGCAATCATTGATATAAGAGATGCAATGGCGGATGTCTGAAATATTAGAAAAGTAATCAACCAGAAAATACAAGTAAAAACACCAACATATATATCCAGCGATAGTATAACTGCAATGCTTGTAGCAATGCCCTTGCCGCCTTTAAATCTAAGCCATATGGAGAATATGTGCCCTAAAATTGCAGAAAGTCCGACGCAGATTGCAAGATTATAGTCATATTGTTTTGCAATCAGGACTGGAATAGCGCCTTTAGTTGCATCTGCAATAAGGGTAAGAATACCAAGCTTCTTCCCTCCCACTCTCATTGCATTGGTTGCTCCTATATTACCAGAGCCATGTGCCCTTAGATCTTTATGTCCTAAGAGCTTTGCAAACAATAAGCCGAATGGAATTCCAGCAATTAAATAAGTAATTAAAATCGCAAGCATTATTGACAATGACATAGTATCACTCTCTCTTTATATTTCCAGCATCTGTTTTGGATGGTGTGCTGGCGTCAGGCTGTCCTGGGGAAGAGCCTGTATCCATAGGAGGTTTATCATATGGATTTTTGCTTTGGTCAAGAGATTTTGGTTGGACTTCTTCATGAGACATAGTGCTAGGCTGTCCATGTTCTGGAGCTTGAGATGGCTGACTGCCAAGTCCTGAAGTTTCTCCTTGCTGACCATAAGTAGGCCCTGCGGATTGTTGCCCAGGATCCGCAAAAGATCCTGGTGAAGTGGAAGGACCAGTGTCTTGTCTAGTTTGCGCTCCAGCGTCGAGCTTTGAGCCAGATCCAGCATTCTCACTTCCATATAGCCCCGAGTCTTGTGTTTCAACAGACGGACTTGAAGAATATGGTGGTGGCGGTGAAGGCGGTGGTGCAGATGGTGGCTTTATCCATGATGAATCAGCTCTACTGACGGCATCTGATGCGTTCTTAATAGAGCTGTCACCTTGTAACCCAGCTCCACTACCGCCGCTTCCTCCTCCAGAACCTTGAGCAGATTTACTATTATCACCTGACATATTGCCGCCGTCTGTTTTTTTACCGCCGCCAACAAAATTTTTCAGCGAAGATAGACTATCTTTAATTCCTTGTCTACTCTGTCTTGCTTCGCTATCAAGACCAGTTGCATGGCCTACTATACTTGCAATATTTCTGATAGGATTTGCAGCATCTGCCACAGACACTAGATCTATACCAACCAAGCTACCAGTTACCAGAGTTCTAGCAAGATTCGAACAAAATGCACAAAACGCATACATGCCTTGACTGATCACAAGGAAGGCAAGCGCAGCAGACACAGTCCAAATTGGAGAGCCAAATGGATCACTTGGTGGAGT
This region of Candidatus Lariskella endosymbiont of Epinotia ramella genomic DNA includes:
- the lipB gene encoding lipoyl(octanoyl) transferase LipB encodes the protein MQFFRLNQTKVACITSKSLVPYQEALDFMSKRVDMIINGTANPLIWLLEHVPIYTAGAMTLSEDLISPKIPVISTNRGGRCTYHGPGQRVLYIMLDLGDMYHEKPDIKDFILRISQLLINILKNIGVIAFCSAQGTGVWIRNKNVEEKICSIGVKVKKWVTSHGVAVNISPDLTKFDDIIPCGIQNCRMTSLEKLGKNITISEFDSIIIKEFKNLFNCECYYEESFI
- the plsY gene encoding glycerol-3-phosphate 1-O-acyltransferase PlsY, with the translated sequence MSLSIMLAILITYLIAGIPFGLLFAKLLGHKDLRAHGSGNIGATNAMRVGGKKLGILTLIADATKGAIPVLIAKQYDYNLAICVGLSAILGHIFSIWLRFKGGKGIATSIAVILSLDIYVGVFTCIFWLITFLIFQTSAIASLISMIAMLLGTIFIIQSKYDILFGLIVCLLVFYRHKENIKNILWS